In Rhizobium sp. WSM4643, the following are encoded in one genomic region:
- a CDS encoding RNA pyrophosphohydrolase: MNKASVKAEDLPYRPCVGVMILNRDGLVWAGRRIPDGNSEYDGSPQLWQMPQGGIDKGEDPLDAAYRELYEETGMRTVTLLAEARDWINYDLPPALIGIGLRGKFRGQTQRWFAFRFDGDDSEIAINPPPGGHEPEFDAWEWKPMQQLPALIVPFKRAVYDQVVAEFQHLETLQSED; encoded by the coding sequence ATGAACAAGGCGAGCGTGAAAGCCGAGGATCTGCCCTACCGCCCCTGCGTCGGGGTGATGATCCTGAACCGCGATGGCCTCGTCTGGGCCGGGCGGCGCATCCCCGATGGCAATTCCGAATATGACGGCTCGCCGCAGCTCTGGCAGATGCCGCAGGGGGGCATCGACAAGGGCGAGGATCCATTGGACGCCGCCTACCGCGAACTCTACGAAGAGACCGGCATGAGGACGGTGACCCTGCTTGCCGAAGCGAGAGACTGGATCAATTATGATCTGCCACCGGCACTGATCGGCATCGGGCTCAGGGGGAAATTTCGCGGCCAGACGCAGCGCTGGTTCGCCTTCCGCTTCGACGGCGACGACAGCGAGATCGCCATCAACCCGCCGCCTGGCGGCCATGAACCGGAATTCGATGCTTGGGAATGGAAGCCGATGCAGCAACTGCCGGCGCTGATCGTGCCCTTCAAGCGCGCCGTCTACGACCAGGTGGTGGCCGAGTTCCAGCATTTGGAAACACTTCAATCGGAAGACTGA
- a CDS encoding divergent polysaccharide deacetylase family protein → MGTDLHTPLGRNRKTGRKRPGVLRLGRIAASLCLFAIGGFSLYTAFRGNELERIKPPAAEQAATAPSNSPQPPMATADKAGDGMPRADPRSGANVEQMVTGDGSVVTKFSPRPRDGGGPVLVDAMQIGQDPRIATQPNEALLEETPFGRLPIVGPDGRRPMDQYARPSSGARGVRIAIVVSGLGLSQTGTQRAIAQLPEEITFAFAASGNSLQRWMQEARRGGHEILLQVPLEPFDYPANDPGPETLLTTKSAARNIENLHKAMGEITNYTGVMNYLGGRFLSDPAAMEPVMRDIGKRGLLFLDDGTSAQSKTAAIAKGTELPYAFADLQLDGQLDINAVLKKLDELERIARKNGQAIGIASAFDESVDAIAKWSEEAAMRGVEIVGVAALSNDPRKP, encoded by the coding sequence TTGGGAACGGACCTGCATACGCCTCTGGGCCGCAACCGCAAAACCGGCCGCAAGCGTCCGGGTGTTCTGCGCCTGGGCCGCATCGCCGCCAGTCTTTGCCTTTTCGCCATAGGCGGCTTTTCCCTCTATACGGCGTTTCGCGGCAATGAGCTCGAACGCATCAAGCCACCGGCGGCCGAACAAGCCGCAACGGCCCCTTCCAATAGCCCTCAGCCGCCGATGGCCACCGCGGACAAAGCGGGCGACGGTATGCCCCGCGCCGACCCGCGCTCGGGCGCCAATGTCGAGCAGATGGTCACGGGCGACGGCTCGGTTGTCACCAAATTCAGCCCCCGCCCGCGCGACGGCGGCGGGCCGGTGCTGGTCGACGCCATGCAGATCGGCCAGGATCCGCGCATCGCGACCCAGCCCAATGAAGCGCTGCTCGAAGAGACGCCTTTTGGCAGGCTGCCGATCGTCGGCCCCGATGGCCGGCGGCCGATGGATCAATATGCGCGTCCCTCGTCCGGCGCGCGCGGCGTCCGTATCGCCATCGTCGTCAGTGGCCTCGGGCTCAGCCAGACCGGAACGCAGCGCGCCATCGCGCAGCTGCCGGAGGAGATCACCTTCGCTTTTGCCGCAAGCGGCAACAGCCTGCAGCGCTGGATGCAGGAAGCCCGCCGCGGCGGTCACGAGATCCTTCTGCAGGTGCCGCTCGAACCCTTTGATTATCCGGCAAACGATCCGGGCCCCGAAACGCTGTTGACTACGAAATCGGCCGCCCGCAACATCGAAAACCTGCACAAGGCGATGGGTGAGATCACCAATTATACCGGCGTCATGAATTATCTCGGCGGCCGTTTCCTGTCTGATCCCGCCGCCATGGAACCTGTCATGCGAGACATCGGCAAGCGCGGGTTGCTGTTTCTCGACGACGGCACCTCGGCACAGTCGAAGACGGCGGCGATCGCCAAGGGAACCGAACTGCCCTATGCCTTCGCCGACCTGCAGCTCGACGGCCAGCTTGATATCAACGCCGTCCTGAAGAAGCTTGACGAGCTCGAGCGCATCGCCCGCAAGAATGGCCAGGCGATCGGCATCGCCTCGGCTTTCGATGAGAGCGTTGACGCCATCGCCAAATGGAGCGAGGAGGCGGCGATGCGCGGCGTCGAGATCGTCGGCGTTGCCGCCCTTTCCAACGACCCCCGGAAACCTTGA